One Candidatus Vicinibacter affinis DNA window includes the following coding sequences:
- a CDS encoding acyl-CoA dehydrogenase — protein MYFNLSEEHEAVRQAARDFAQQELLPGVIERDAQMKFPTEQVKKMGEMGFLGMMVSPEYGGGGMDTLSYVLAMEEISKVDNSCSVIMSVNNSLVCWGIEKMGTEEQKQKYLPILASGEWIGSFCLSEPEAGSDATQQKTTAIDCGDHYLLNGTKNWITNGGSSSVHLVMAQSNPGSGHKGICTFIVETSLPGVVIGAKEDKLGIRSSDTHTILYNDVKVPKENLLGPPGNGFKFAMQTLTGGRIGIASQALGIASGAYELALNYSKERKTFGKPISQHQAIAFKLADMATEIEAARLMVHRAAWMKDQGMDFGVAASMAKLFASDVAMKHTVEAVQIHGGYGFVKEYHVERLMRDAKITQIYEGTSEVQRMVVSRAILQGQLYQPMWSSQ, from the coding sequence ATGTATTTTAATCTCTCAGAAGAGCATGAAGCCGTAAGACAAGCTGCACGAGACTTTGCACAGCAGGAACTCTTACCCGGAGTAATTGAGCGGGACGCTCAAATGAAGTTTCCTACTGAACAAGTAAAGAAAATGGGTGAGATGGGTTTCCTCGGTATGATGGTATCCCCTGAATATGGAGGAGGTGGAATGGACACCCTTTCCTATGTCCTGGCCATGGAAGAGATCTCGAAAGTAGACAACTCTTGTTCTGTGATTATGTCTGTCAATAATAGTTTGGTGTGTTGGGGTATTGAGAAAATGGGAACTGAAGAACAGAAACAAAAATATCTTCCAATTTTGGCTTCCGGAGAGTGGATAGGCTCATTTTGTCTTTCCGAACCGGAAGCAGGCAGCGACGCTACTCAACAAAAAACCACCGCCATAGATTGCGGGGACCATTATTTACTGAATGGAACTAAAAACTGGATTACCAATGGAGGTAGCTCATCTGTTCACTTAGTGATGGCTCAATCCAATCCCGGTTCAGGACACAAGGGCATATGTACCTTTATCGTAGAGACTTCCCTGCCGGGTGTAGTAATTGGGGCCAAGGAAGATAAGCTGGGAATCAGGTCTTCAGATACACATACCATTCTCTACAATGACGTTAAGGTACCAAAAGAAAACTTACTCGGACCGCCGGGGAATGGATTTAAATTTGCCATGCAGACCTTGACCGGAGGAAGAATCGGGATTGCCTCTCAAGCTTTAGGAATCGCTTCAGGAGCATATGAGTTGGCTTTGAATTATTCAAAAGAAAGAAAGACTTTTGGGAAACCAATTTCTCAGCATCAGGCGATCGCATTCAAATTGGCCGACATGGCTACTGAAATAGAGGCAGCCAGACTGATGGTGCACCGGGCAGCCTGGATGAAAGATCAGGGCATGGATTTTGGTGTAGCGGCCTCCATGGCAAAACTCTTTGCCTCGGATGTAGCCATGAAACACACGGTCGAAGCCGTTCAGATTCATGGGGGCTACGGTTTCGTAAAGGAGTATCACGTTGAGCGTCTTATGAGAGATGCCAAAATTACCCAGATCTATGAGGGAACTTCTGAGGTACAAAGAATGGTTGTATCCAGGGCTATACTCCAGGGTCAACTTTATCAACCCATGTGGAGCAGCCAATAA
- a CDS encoding protein-L-isoaspartate(D-aspartate) O-methyltransferase — translation MVTDNYRQKGLRKKLVAELASKGIKDEQVLEAILKVPRHAFLDKAFEEWSYKDQAFPIDCEQTISQPYTVAFQTSLLKLIKGEKVLEIGLGSGYQACVLFEMGAKVYSIERHKYLHDKTAQRLKHLGYMGIRTFYGDGFLGLPRFAPFDKILITAACPEIPSKLLEQLKPGGLMVLPLESGGGVQTMVRIIKELHENFTKEDFGHFKFVPMLKGIV, via the coding sequence ATGGTTACAGATAATTACCGACAAAAGGGACTCAGGAAAAAGCTGGTTGCAGAATTGGCCTCCAAGGGAATAAAGGACGAACAGGTTTTAGAAGCCATTCTTAAAGTGCCCAGGCATGCTTTTTTGGATAAGGCATTTGAAGAGTGGTCCTATAAGGATCAGGCTTTTCCAATTGATTGTGAGCAGACTATTTCGCAGCCCTATACAGTGGCTTTCCAAACGAGTTTGCTCAAACTTATTAAGGGGGAAAAAGTCCTTGAGATTGGTCTGGGTTCAGGTTATCAGGCATGTGTCCTGTTTGAAATGGGGGCCAAAGTTTACTCTATTGAACGGCATAAATATTTGCACGACAAGACTGCTCAAAGGTTAAAACATTTGGGATATATGGGTATCCGTACTTTTTATGGGGATGGATTTTTGGGTTTACCCAGGTTTGCACCCTTTGATAAAATTCTGATCACAGCAGCATGTCCGGAAATTCCATCCAAACTTTTGGAACAATTAAAGCCGGGAGGTTTGATGGTCCTGCCACTTGAATCAGGAGGAGGAGTTCAAACCATGGTTAGAATCATTAAAGAACTTCACGAAAATTTCACAAAAGAAGACTTTGGGCACTTTAAATTTGTCCCAATGCTTAAAGGTATAGTATAA
- a CDS encoding phosphoglucomutase/phosphomannomutase family protein gives MGKSAQIKFGTDGWRAIIAEDYTLENLRRVSLGTALWMKNNGLKSALIGHDCRFGGRLFLEETARVLASHGIKVLVADGFVSTPMVSLGVVHHKVDLGIVITASHNPPSYNGYKLKSSYGGPTPPAQIEEVEACIPEEYSPSLERYEQYLSQGLITVVPLHENYLAHIRNRFNLDEINKNTQLAYDAMYGAGQDVMKQLFPNLKAFHCEWNPGFMDTPPEPIPKNLIEISSFLKSNPGKYLGVANDGDADRVAMLDDSGNLVDSHHILLLLLYYLAGNKGMKGDVVVSFSVTNKLKKLADHFGLQTKITKIGFKYIAEHMIDGDVLVAGEESGGLAIKGHIPERDGIWIALTVLEFVALSGKTITQLIDEIYKIVGPFAYDRLDLKLWPDQMENVKEVLNSGVIEKWGNYVTRSFENVDGYKYYFDHDNWLMFRASGTEPVLRIYAQGKDADEVIQMLDTARKVLNI, from the coding sequence ATGGGAAAATCTGCACAAATAAAATTCGGGACAGACGGTTGGAGAGCCATAATTGCGGAAGATTATACCCTGGAAAACCTTCGGAGGGTGAGTTTGGGAACCGCTTTGTGGATGAAAAATAACGGACTGAAGTCTGCTTTAATAGGCCACGACTGCAGGTTTGGTGGTCGGTTGTTCCTGGAAGAAACTGCACGTGTCCTGGCATCGCATGGCATCAAGGTGCTGGTAGCAGATGGCTTTGTAAGTACCCCAATGGTGTCCCTCGGAGTAGTACACCATAAAGTGGATCTTGGAATCGTAATTACCGCGAGCCACAACCCTCCTTCCTACAATGGTTACAAATTGAAATCATCCTATGGGGGACCGACTCCTCCTGCTCAAATTGAAGAAGTGGAAGCCTGTATTCCGGAAGAATATTCGCCTTCCCTTGAAAGATATGAACAGTATTTGTCTCAGGGATTGATAACAGTCGTGCCACTCCATGAAAACTACCTTGCCCATATTAGAAATCGTTTTAACCTGGATGAAATCAACAAAAACACCCAATTGGCTTATGATGCCATGTATGGTGCAGGCCAGGACGTAATGAAACAACTTTTTCCGAATCTTAAGGCCTTTCACTGCGAGTGGAATCCAGGATTCATGGATACGCCGCCCGAACCCATTCCAAAAAATCTAATCGAGATTTCATCTTTCCTAAAATCAAATCCGGGTAAATATCTTGGCGTGGCAAATGATGGCGATGCGGATCGTGTGGCGATGTTGGATGATTCAGGTAATTTGGTCGACTCTCACCACATTCTACTTCTGTTGCTCTATTATCTTGCGGGAAACAAGGGAATGAAGGGAGACGTAGTCGTTAGTTTTTCTGTTACCAATAAACTCAAGAAACTCGCTGATCATTTTGGACTCCAAACTAAAATTACCAAAATCGGATTTAAATACATAGCAGAACACATGATTGACGGTGATGTGTTGGTAGCAGGTGAAGAGTCAGGAGGGCTGGCTATAAAAGGACATATTCCTGAACGCGATGGCATTTGGATTGCCTTAACTGTTTTGGAATTTGTTGCATTGTCCGGTAAAACAATTACTCAATTAATCGATGAAATTTATAAAATCGTTGGCCCATTTGCTTACGACCGTCTGGATCTTAAACTCTGGCCTGACCAAATGGAAAATGTCAAGGAAGTTCTTAATTCAGGAGTAATTGAAAAATGGGGGAATTACGTCACCAGGTCATTTGAAAATGTAGATGGTTATAAATATTATTTTGACCATGACAATTGGTTAATGTTCAGGGCTTCCGGTACAGAACCTGTTCTCCGTATTTATGCTCAGGGTAAAGATGCCGATGAAGTAATCCAAATGCTGGATACTGCCAGAAAAGTGTTAAACATTTAA
- a CDS encoding GNAT family N-acetyltransferase, whose amino-acid sequence MQNFHFVLKKFQELSPYELYEIIRLRVEVFVVEQNCVYQDLDNKDLHAHHLMLFLESGELAAYTRILPSKISYPEYPSIGRVVSDFKFRSQGFGRRVMEESLHQMEKLFPGQAIKISAQSYLLNFYSDFGFTPVGEEYMEDNIPHTAMIRH is encoded by the coding sequence ATGCAAAACTTTCATTTTGTTTTAAAAAAATTTCAAGAATTAAGTCCTTATGAATTGTATGAAATCATAAGACTTAGAGTAGAGGTATTTGTAGTCGAACAAAATTGTGTGTACCAGGATTTGGACAATAAAGATTTGCATGCCCATCACCTGATGCTCTTTTTAGAATCAGGGGAATTGGCAGCCTATACCCGCATTTTACCCTCAAAAATTTCCTATCCTGAATATCCTTCGATAGGTAGAGTAGTAAGTGACTTTAAATTTCGAAGTCAGGGTTTTGGCCGACGGGTAATGGAGGAATCCTTGCACCAAATGGAAAAATTATTTCCGGGCCAGGCCATTAAGATTTCTGCACAATCCTATCTGCTTAATTTTTATTCGGATTTTGGGTTTACACCCGTTGGGGAAGAATATATGGAGGACAACATTCCGCATACTGCTATGATCCGGCACTGA